Proteins co-encoded in one Mycobacterium mantenii genomic window:
- a CDS encoding HIT family protein: protein MSDREPVEQGADDTILDRGVGERDHLQRLWTPYRMTYLAEAPLKRDNGKTEQPFSDIPHLSDEDGLVVARGELVYAVLNLYPYNPGHLMVVPYRRVSELEDLTDPESAELMAFIQKAIRVIKNVSRPHGFNVGLNLGTSAGGSLAEHLHVHVVPRWGGDANFITIVGGSKVIPQLLRETRQLLATEWTKQP from the coding sequence GTGAGTGATCGCGAGCCGGTGGAACAGGGTGCCGACGACACCATCCTGGACAGGGGGGTCGGTGAGCGAGATCACCTGCAGCGGTTGTGGACTCCGTACCGGATGACCTATTTGGCCGAAGCGCCGCTGAAGCGTGACAACGGCAAGACCGAGCAGCCGTTCAGCGACATTCCGCACCTGTCCGACGAGGACGGCCTGGTGGTCGCCCGCGGCGAGCTCGTCTACGCCGTGCTCAACCTCTACCCGTACAACCCCGGACACCTGATGGTGGTGCCCTACCGGCGGGTCTCCGAGCTCGAGGACCTGACCGACCCGGAGAGCGCGGAGCTGATGGCCTTCATTCAGAAGGCAATTCGCGTCATCAAGAACGTGTCCCGGCCGCACGGCTTCAACGTCGGCCTGAACCTGGGGACGTCGGCCGGCGGGTCACTGGCCGAACACCTGCACGTGCACGTGGTGCCGCGTTGGGGTGGCGACGCGAATTTCATCACCATCGTCGGCGGGTCCAAGGTGATCCCGCAACTGCTGCGCGAGACGCGTCAGCTGCTGGCCACGGAGTGGACGAAACAACCATGA
- the tesB gene encoding acyl-CoA thioesterase II, giving the protein MSIEEILDLEQLEVNIYRGSVFSPESGFLQRTFGGHVAGQSLVSAVRTVDPQYQVHSLHGYFLRPGDAKERTVFIVERSRDGGSFATRRVNAIQHGEIIFSMGASFHTDQEGVHHQDVMPEAPPPDGLPGLDSIKVFDDAGFKQFEEWDVCIVPRNLLQLSPAKAAQQQVWFRHRDPLPDDPVLHICALAYMSDLTLLGSAQVTHLDVREHLQVASLDHAMWFMRPFRADEWLLYDQSSPSASGGRSLCQGKIFTQSGEMVAAVMQEGLTRFKRGYQPTTQ; this is encoded by the coding sequence GTGTCGATCGAAGAGATCCTCGATCTCGAGCAGCTCGAGGTCAACATCTATCGCGGTAGCGTGTTCAGTCCGGAGTCGGGCTTCCTGCAGCGCACGTTCGGCGGCCATGTGGCGGGGCAGTCGCTGGTGTCCGCGGTGCGCACCGTCGACCCGCAGTACCAGGTGCACTCGTTGCACGGGTATTTCCTGCGGCCCGGGGACGCCAAGGAGCGCACGGTTTTCATCGTCGAGCGCTCCCGCGACGGCGGCTCGTTCGCCACTCGCCGGGTCAACGCCATCCAGCACGGCGAAATCATCTTCAGCATGGGCGCCTCCTTTCACACCGATCAGGAAGGCGTCCACCACCAGGACGTCATGCCGGAGGCGCCGCCGCCCGACGGGCTGCCCGGGCTGGACTCGATCAAGGTCTTCGACGACGCCGGATTCAAGCAGTTCGAGGAGTGGGACGTCTGCATCGTGCCGCGCAACCTGCTGCAGCTTTCGCCGGCCAAGGCCGCACAGCAACAGGTCTGGTTCCGCCACCGCGACCCGCTGCCCGACGACCCGGTGCTGCACATCTGCGCGCTGGCCTACATGAGCGACCTGACCCTGCTGGGATCGGCCCAGGTCACCCACCTCGACGTGCGGGAGCACCTGCAGGTGGCGTCGCTCGACCACGCGATGTGGTTCATGCGCCCGTTCCGGGCCGACGAATGGCTGCTGTACGACCAGAGCTCGCCGTCGGCCAGCGGCGGCCGTTCGCTGTGCCAGGGCAAGATCTTCACTCAGTCCGGCGAGATGGTCGCGGCGGTCATGCAGGAGGGGCTGACCCGCTTCAAGCGCGGATACCAGCCGACCACCCAGTGA
- a CDS encoding YebC/PmpR family DNA-binding transcriptional regulator, translating to MSGHSKWATTKHQKAVKDARRGKEFARLIKNIEVAARTGGGDPAGNPTLYDAIQKAKKTSVPNDNIERARKRGAGEEAGGADYQTIMYEGYGPNGVAVLIECLTDNRNRAAGEVRVAVTRNGGNMADPGSVSYLFTRKGVVTLEKNGLTEDDVLTAVLEAGAEDVNDLGDSFEIISEPTDLVAVRTALQDAGIDYESAEASFQPSVSVPVDVDGARKVFKLVDALEDSDDVQNVWTNVDLSDEVLAALDEE from the coding sequence ATGAGCGGCCATTCCAAGTGGGCCACCACCAAACACCAGAAGGCCGTCAAAGACGCGCGCCGCGGCAAGGAGTTCGCCCGGCTGATTAAAAACATCGAGGTCGCCGCCCGCACCGGCGGCGGTGACCCGGCGGGCAACCCGACGCTGTATGACGCCATCCAGAAGGCGAAGAAGACCTCGGTGCCCAACGACAACATCGAGCGCGCCCGCAAGCGGGGCGCGGGCGAGGAAGCCGGCGGCGCCGACTACCAGACGATCATGTACGAGGGCTACGGGCCCAACGGCGTGGCGGTGCTGATCGAGTGCCTCACCGACAACCGCAACCGGGCGGCCGGCGAGGTGCGGGTGGCCGTGACCCGCAACGGCGGGAATATGGCCGATCCCGGATCGGTGTCCTACCTGTTCACCCGCAAGGGCGTCGTCACGCTGGAGAAGAACGGCCTGACCGAGGACGACGTGCTGACGGCGGTGCTCGAGGCAGGCGCCGAGGACGTCAACGACCTCGGCGACAGCTTCGAGATCATCTCCGAGCCGACCGACCTGGTGGCGGTGCGCACCGCGCTGCAGGACGCCGGCATCGACTACGAATCGGCCGAGGCCAGCTTCCAGCCCTCGGTCAGCGTGCCCGTCGACGTCGACGGCGCGCGCAAGGTGTTCAAGCTGGTCGACGCCCTCGAGGACAGCGATGACGTGCAGAACGTCTGGACCAACGTCGACCTCTCCGACGAGGTGCTGGCCGCCCTCGACGAGGAGTAG
- the thrS gene encoding threonine--tRNA ligase — protein sequence MSAAADSVLAAPIRVPAGTTAAAAVGEAGLPRRGTPDAIVVVRDDSGKLRDLSWTPDADTDVVPVAANTEEGRSVIRHSAAHVLAQAVQDLFPDAKLGIGPPITDGFYYDFDVAEPFTPEDLAALEKRMRQIVKEGQLFERRVYESKDQARAELADEPYKLQLVDDKSGDPDIMEVGGDELTAYDNLNPRTRERVWGDLCRGPHIPTTKHVPAFKLTRSSAAYWRGDQRNASLQRIYGTAWETQEALDKHLELIAEAQRRDHRKLGVELDLFSFPDEIGSGLAVFHPRGGIIRRELEEYSRRKHEQAGYEFVNTPHITKEQLYVTSGHLEWYAEGMYPPMHLDAEFNPDGTVRKPGQDYYLKPMNCPMHHLIYRSRGRSYRELPLRLFEFGSVYRYEKSGVIHGLTRVRGMTQDDAHIYCTREQMRDELTSVLRFVLDLLADYGLNDYYLELSTKDPEKSVGSDEVWEEATEILREVGEASGLQLVPDPGGAAFYGPKISVQVKDALGRSWQMSTLQIDFNMPDRFELEFTASDGSRQRPVLIHRALFGSIERFFGILTEHYAGAFPAWLAPVQAVGIPVADEHVEYLESIAAQLKSHGVRVEVDASDDRMAKKIVNQTNLRVPFMLLAGDRDVQAGAVSFRFGDRTQINGVPRDSAVDTIVKWIADRENSVPTADLVKVSSGE from the coding sequence ATGAGCGCCGCCGCCGACTCCGTCCTTGCAGCCCCGATCCGGGTGCCTGCCGGGACCACCGCGGCCGCCGCGGTGGGTGAAGCCGGGCTGCCGCGCCGGGGCACGCCCGACGCCATCGTGGTGGTGCGCGACGACTCGGGAAAGCTGCGCGACCTGAGCTGGACGCCCGACGCCGACACCGACGTCGTTCCCGTGGCCGCCAACACCGAGGAGGGCCGCAGTGTCATCCGGCACTCGGCCGCGCACGTGTTGGCTCAGGCCGTCCAGGACCTGTTCCCGGACGCCAAACTGGGCATCGGCCCCCCGATCACCGACGGCTTCTACTACGACTTCGACGTGGCCGAACCGTTCACCCCCGAAGACCTGGCGGCGCTGGAGAAGCGGATGCGCCAGATCGTCAAAGAGGGCCAGCTGTTCGAGCGGCGTGTCTACGAATCCAAGGACCAGGCGCGCGCCGAGCTGGCCGACGAGCCCTACAAGCTCCAACTCGTCGACGACAAATCCGGCGACCCCGACATCATGGAGGTCGGCGGCGACGAGCTCACGGCGTACGACAACCTCAATCCCCGTACCCGCGAACGGGTTTGGGGCGACCTGTGCCGCGGACCGCACATCCCCACCACCAAGCACGTTCCGGCGTTCAAGCTGACCCGCAGCTCGGCGGCGTACTGGCGGGGCGATCAGCGCAACGCCAGCCTGCAGCGCATCTACGGCACCGCGTGGGAGACGCAGGAGGCGCTGGACAAGCACCTGGAGCTGATCGCCGAAGCCCAGCGCCGCGACCACCGCAAGCTGGGCGTGGAGCTGGACCTGTTCAGCTTCCCCGACGAAATCGGTTCGGGGCTGGCGGTTTTCCACCCCAGGGGCGGCATCATCCGCCGGGAGTTGGAGGAGTACTCGCGCCGCAAGCACGAGCAGGCGGGCTACGAGTTCGTCAACACCCCGCACATCACCAAGGAGCAGCTCTACGTCACGTCGGGGCATCTGGAGTGGTACGCCGAGGGGATGTATCCGCCGATGCATCTCGACGCCGAGTTCAACCCGGACGGCACGGTACGCAAGCCCGGCCAGGACTACTACCTGAAGCCGATGAACTGCCCGATGCACCACCTGATCTACCGGTCACGCGGACGGTCCTACCGCGAACTTCCGTTGCGGCTCTTCGAATTCGGCAGCGTCTACCGCTATGAGAAGTCCGGCGTGATCCACGGCCTGACCCGGGTGCGCGGGATGACGCAGGACGACGCGCACATCTACTGCACGCGCGAGCAGATGCGCGACGAGCTGACCTCGGTGCTGCGCTTCGTGCTCGACCTGCTGGCCGACTACGGCCTCAACGACTATTACCTGGAGCTGTCCACCAAGGACCCGGAGAAGTCCGTGGGCTCCGACGAGGTCTGGGAGGAGGCTACCGAGATCCTGCGCGAGGTCGGTGAGGCGTCGGGCCTGCAGCTCGTTCCCGACCCGGGCGGCGCGGCGTTCTACGGACCGAAGATCTCGGTGCAGGTCAAGGACGCGCTGGGCCGCAGCTGGCAGATGTCGACGCTGCAGATCGACTTCAACATGCCGGACCGATTCGAGTTGGAATTCACCGCGTCCGACGGATCCCGGCAGCGGCCGGTGCTGATCCACCGGGCGTTGTTCGGCTCGATCGAGCGGTTCTTCGGCATCCTCACCGAGCACTACGCGGGGGCCTTCCCGGCCTGGCTGGCGCCGGTGCAGGCGGTGGGCATCCCGGTCGCCGACGAGCACGTGGAGTACCTGGAAAGCATTGCTGCGCAGCTGAAGTCGCACGGCGTGCGGGTCGAGGTCGACGCCAGCGACGACCGGATGGCCAAGAAAATCGTGAATCAAACGAACCTGCGTGTGCCGTTCATGTTGCTGGCCGGTGACCGCGACGTGCAGGCCGGGGCCGTGAGCTTCCGTTTTGGTGACCGCACGCAGATCAACGGCGTGCCCCGCGACAGTGCGGTCGACACGATCGTGAAGTGGATCGCCGATCGCGAGAATTCTGTGCCCACAGCCGATCTCGTGAAAGTGTCGAGTGGTGAGTGA
- a CDS encoding phosphatidylinositol mannoside acyltransferase: MIPTPPGMKVIGAQRRLASRLVGGLTGGMGADWAYASGWMAVRAMPEFAARNAFAAGARYAARGGGPDQLRKNLARVVGASPEDVPDSLMRASLASYARYWREAFRLPGMDLRELGRELHDSVLGRDHIEAALASGRGAVIALPHSGNWDMAGVWLAQTHGTFTTVAERLKPESLYRRFIAYRERLGFEVLPLSGGERSPFDVLCDRLRDNRVVCLMAERDLTRTGVQVDFFGGPTRMPAGPAKLAIATGAVLLPAHCWFDGPGWGVSIHPPLDCTSGDVNAITQALADQFEKNIATYPQDWHMLQPQWLVDLPEAKQAWLKET; encoded by the coding sequence GTGATTCCCACTCCGCCGGGCATGAAAGTGATTGGGGCACAACGCCGCCTGGCGAGCCGGTTGGTGGGCGGGCTGACCGGCGGAATGGGCGCCGACTGGGCGTACGCGTCCGGCTGGATGGCGGTGCGGGCGATGCCGGAGTTCGCCGCGCGCAACGCCTTTGCGGCGGGGGCGCGCTACGCGGCCCGCGGCGGCGGCCCCGACCAGCTGCGCAAGAACCTGGCCCGCGTCGTCGGGGCGTCGCCCGAGGACGTGCCGGACTCGCTGATGCGTGCCTCGCTGGCCTCCTACGCCCGCTATTGGCGCGAGGCGTTCCGGCTGCCGGGCATGGACCTGCGCGAGCTGGGCCGCGAGCTGCACGACTCGGTCCTGGGCAGGGACCACATCGAGGCGGCGCTGGCCAGCGGCCGCGGCGCGGTGATCGCGTTGCCGCACAGCGGCAACTGGGACATGGCCGGGGTGTGGCTGGCGCAGACGCACGGCACGTTCACCACCGTCGCCGAGCGGCTCAAACCCGAATCGCTGTACCGCCGCTTCATCGCCTACCGCGAACGCCTCGGCTTCGAGGTGCTGCCGCTGTCCGGAGGAGAGCGGTCGCCATTCGACGTGCTGTGCGATCGGCTGCGGGACAACCGGGTGGTGTGCCTGATGGCCGAGCGCGACCTCACCCGCACCGGCGTGCAGGTCGACTTCTTCGGTGGGCCCACCCGGATGCCGGCCGGGCCGGCCAAGCTCGCGATCGCGACCGGGGCCGTCCTGCTGCCGGCGCACTGCTGGTTCGACGGCCCGGGCTGGGGGGTGTCCATCCACCCGCCCCTGGACTGCACCAGCGGCGACGTCAACGCCATCACCCAGGCACTGGCCGATCAGTTCGAGAAGAACATCGCCACCTATCCCCAGGACTGGCACATGCTGCAGCCGCAGTGGCTGGTCGACCTCCCCGAAGCCAAGCAGGCCTGGCTGAAGGAAACCTGA
- a CDS encoding glycosyltransferase family 4 protein → MRIGMVCPYSFDVPGGVQSHVLQLAEVMRGRGHEVSVLAPSSPHASLPDYVVSAGKAVPIPYNGSVARLRFGPATHRKVKKWLAEGDFDVLHLHEPNAPSLSMLALNIAKGPIVATFHTSTTKSLTLTVFQGILRPMHEKIVGRIAVSDLARRWQMEALGTDAVEIPNGVDVVSFASAPRLDGYPRAGKTVLFLGRYDEPRKGMPVLLDALPGLVGRFPDVQLLVVGRGDEDQLRDQAGELVDHVRFLGQVDDAGKASAMRSADVYCAPNLGGESFGIVLVEAMAAGTPVVASNLDAFRRVLQGGDVGCLVPVGDGDALADALIAVLEDDVLRERYITAGSAAVQRYDWSVVASQIMRVYETVAASGAKVEVAS, encoded by the coding sequence ATGCGGATCGGGATGGTCTGTCCCTACTCGTTCGACGTTCCGGGCGGGGTTCAGTCGCACGTCCTGCAGCTGGCCGAGGTGATGCGGGGCCGGGGGCACGAGGTCAGCGTGCTCGCGCCGTCGTCGCCGCACGCGTCGCTGCCCGACTACGTCGTCTCGGCGGGCAAGGCCGTCCCGATTCCCTACAACGGGTCGGTGGCCCGGCTGCGGTTCGGGCCGGCCACCCACCGCAAGGTGAAAAAGTGGCTCGCCGAAGGCGATTTCGACGTGCTGCACCTGCACGAGCCCAACGCACCGAGCCTGTCCATGCTGGCGCTGAACATCGCCAAGGGTCCGATCGTCGCCACGTTTCACACGTCGACCACCAAATCGCTGACGCTGACAGTGTTTCAGGGCATCCTGCGCCCGATGCACGAGAAGATCGTCGGCCGGATCGCGGTCTCCGATCTGGCCCGCCGCTGGCAGATGGAGGCGCTGGGCACCGACGCGGTGGAGATACCCAACGGTGTCGACGTCGTCTCGTTCGCCTCGGCGCCGCGCCTGGACGGCTACCCGCGCGCCGGCAAGACGGTGCTGTTCCTGGGCCGCTACGACGAGCCGCGCAAGGGCATGCCGGTGTTGCTCGATGCGCTCCCCGGGCTGGTCGGGCGTTTCCCCGACGTGCAGCTGCTAGTTGTCGGGCGCGGCGACGAGGACCAATTGCGCGACCAGGCAGGCGAATTGGTGGACCACGTTCGCTTCCTGGGTCAGGTCGACGACGCCGGCAAGGCGTCGGCCATGCGCAGCGCCGACGTGTATTGCGCGCCCAACCTCGGCGGGGAGAGTTTCGGCATCGTCCTGGTCGAGGCGATGGCCGCCGGCACCCCGGTGGTGGCGAGCAATCTGGACGCCTTCCGGCGCGTGCTGCAGGGCGGCGACGTGGGCTGCCTGGTGCCCGTCGGCGACGGCGACGCGCTTGCCGATGCGCTGATCGCCGTGCTGGAGGATGATGTGCTGCGGGAGCGTTACATAACGGCCGGTTCGGCTGCCGTCCAGCGCTACGACTGGTCGGTGGTGGCCAGCCAGATCATGCGGGTGTACGAGACGGTCGCCGCGTCGGGCGCCAAGGTTGAGGTGGCCAGTTGA
- the pdxT gene encoding pyridoxal 5'-phosphate synthase glutaminase subunit PdxT gives MSAPRIGVLALQGDTREHLSALREAGAESMPVRRRSELESVDGLVIPGGESTTMSHLLLDLGLLEPLRGLLADGLPAYGACAGMILLASEILDAGAGGREALPLRAIDMTVRRNAFGRQVDSFEGDIPFTGLGDPVRAVFIRAPWVERTGEGVEVLATAAGHVVAVRQGRKLATAFHPEMTGDRRIHHLFVDLVTG, from the coding sequence GTGAGCGCCCCGCGGATCGGGGTGCTCGCGCTGCAGGGCGACACCCGCGAACACCTGTCCGCGCTGCGCGAGGCCGGGGCCGAGTCGATGCCGGTGCGCCGGCGCAGCGAGCTCGAGTCGGTCGACGGCCTGGTCATTCCCGGTGGGGAATCGACCACCATGAGCCACCTGCTGCTCGACCTCGGCCTGCTGGAGCCGCTGCGGGGGCTGCTCGCCGACGGGCTGCCCGCCTACGGCGCGTGCGCGGGCATGATCCTGCTGGCCAGCGAGATCCTCGACGCCGGCGCGGGCGGACGCGAGGCACTGCCGCTGCGTGCGATCGATATGACGGTGCGCCGCAACGCTTTTGGGCGACAGGTCGACTCGTTTGAGGGGGACATCCCGTTCACGGGGCTTGGCGATCCGGTGCGCGCGGTGTTCATCCGCGCACCCTGGGTCGAGCGCACCGGTGAGGGCGTCGAGGTGCTTGCCACCGCGGCCGGGCACGTCGTCGCGGTGCGGCAAGGCCGCAAGCTGGCCACCGCGTTTCACCCCGAGATGACCGGCGACCGGCGCATCCATCACCTGTTCGTCGACCTCGTCACCGGCTGA
- a CDS encoding NUDIX hydrolase, producing the protein MTWLIVAIAVLVAVLAVFGAWAYRTANRLDRLHVRYDLSWQALDGALARRAVVARAVAIDSYGGASEGRRLAALADAAEGAARPAREDAENELSAALAIVDPASLPAGLIAELADAEARVVLARRFHNDAVRDTLALADRPLVRLFHLGGTAALPSYFEIVERPHALAHGDHGVLNHRTSARIVLLDDTGAVLLLCGSDPALADRHAPKWWFTVGGEVRQGERLAEAAARELAEETGLRVPPADMVGPVWRRDEVFEFNGSLIDSEEFYFVYRTHRFETSRTGRTELEHSYIHGHRWCDAADIAALVAAGETVYPMQLSGLLTEAVALAGGRTSAPLLSIR; encoded by the coding sequence ATGACATGGCTGATCGTCGCCATCGCGGTCCTCGTCGCGGTGCTGGCGGTCTTCGGCGCCTGGGCCTACCGGACGGCCAACCGGCTGGACCGGCTGCACGTCCGCTACGACCTGTCGTGGCAGGCGCTCGACGGCGCGCTGGCACGGCGCGCGGTGGTGGCGCGCGCGGTCGCCATCGACTCCTACGGCGGCGCGTCCGAGGGGCGGCGGCTGGCGGCGCTGGCCGACGCGGCGGAGGGGGCGGCGCGGCCCGCGCGGGAGGACGCCGAGAACGAGCTGTCGGCCGCGCTGGCGATCGTCGATCCGGCGTCGCTGCCGGCCGGGCTGATCGCCGAGCTGGCCGACGCCGAGGCTCGGGTGGTGCTGGCCCGTCGCTTCCACAACGACGCGGTCCGGGACACCCTGGCGCTGGCCGACCGGCCCCTGGTGCGGCTGTTCCACCTGGGCGGGACCGCCGCGTTGCCCAGCTATTTCGAGATCGTCGAGCGGCCGCACGCGCTGGCCCACGGCGACCACGGCGTCCTCAACCACCGCACCTCGGCGCGCATCGTGCTGCTCGACGACACCGGCGCGGTGCTGCTGTTGTGCGGGTCGGATCCCGCGCTCGCCGACCGGCACGCGCCCAAGTGGTGGTTCACGGTGGGCGGCGAAGTCCGGCAGGGGGAGCGGCTGGCCGAGGCCGCCGCGCGCGAGCTGGCCGAGGAAACGGGCCTGCGGGTCCCGCCGGCCGACATGGTCGGGCCGGTGTGGCGGCGCGACGAGGTCTTCGAATTCAACGGTTCGCTGATCGACAGCGAGGAGTTCTACTTCGTCTACCGCACCCACCGATTCGAGACCTCCCGAACGGGCCGAACCGAACTGGAACACAGCTACATCCACGGTCACCGCTGGTGTGACGCTGCCGACATCGCTGCGCTGGTCGCGGCGGGGGAGACGGTGTACCCCATGCAGCTATCCGGACTGCTCACCGAAGCGGTGGCGCTGGCCGGCGGCCGCACCTCCGCGCCGCTGCTGTCCATCCGCTGA
- the pgsA gene encoding phosphatidylinositol phosphate synthase yields the protein MSKMPFLSRAAFARLTTPTARACLRMGLTPDVVTVLGTVVAVAGALTLFPMGKLFAGTLVVSFFVLFDMLDGAMARERGGGTRFGAVLDATCDRVSDGAVFCGLLWWIVFGLHDRLLVVATLICLVTSQVISYIKARAEASGLRGDGGLIERPERLIIVLVGAGVSDFPYVAWPPALPVAMWVLAVASLVTCAQRLHAVRTSPGATDRLMGQP from the coding sequence ATGAGCAAAATGCCGTTCCTTTCCCGGGCGGCGTTCGCGCGGCTGACCACGCCGACCGCAAGGGCATGCCTGCGGATGGGTTTGACCCCCGACGTCGTCACGGTCCTGGGCACGGTCGTCGCGGTTGCCGGGGCGCTGACCCTGTTTCCGATGGGCAAGCTGTTCGCCGGCACGCTGGTGGTCTCGTTCTTCGTCCTGTTCGACATGCTTGACGGAGCGATGGCCCGGGAACGGGGCGGCGGCACCCGGTTCGGCGCGGTGCTGGACGCGACCTGTGACCGGGTCAGCGACGGCGCGGTGTTCTGCGGGCTGCTGTGGTGGATCGTCTTCGGCCTGCACGACAGGCTGCTAGTGGTAGCCACGCTGATCTGCCTGGTCACCTCGCAGGTGATCTCGTACATCAAGGCCCGCGCCGAAGCCAGCGGGCTGCGCGGCGACGGCGGCTTGATCGAACGGCCGGAACGGTTGATCATCGTGCTGGTGGGCGCTGGCGTGTCGGACTTTCCGTATGTTGCGTGGCCGCCCGCGTTACCGGTCGCCATGTGGGTGCTGGCGGTGGCCAGCCTGGTCACCTGCGCGCAGCGGTTGCACGCGGTGCGCACCTCGCCGGGGGCGACCGACCGGCTGATGGGTCAGCCGTGA
- the pdxS gene encoding pyridoxal 5'-phosphate synthase lyase subunit PdxS, whose product MTTAHPPNGNGRTGTARIKRGMAEMLKGGVIMDVVTPEQAKIAEAAGAVAVMALERVPADIRAQGGVSRMSDPDMIEGIIAAVTIPVMAKARIGHFVEAQILQSLGVDYVDESEVLTPADYTHHIDKWKFTVPFVCGATNLGEALRRINEGAAMIRSKGEAGTGDVSNATTHMRAIGGEIRRLTSLSEDELYVAAKELQAPYELVVEVARAGKLPVTLFTAGGIATPADAAMMMQLGAEGVFVGSGIFKSGDPAQRAAAIVKATTFYDDPDVLAKVSRGLGEAMVGINVEQIAEPHRLAERGW is encoded by the coding sequence GTGACTACCGCCCACCCACCGAACGGCAACGGGCGAACCGGAACGGCGCGCATCAAACGAGGCATGGCCGAGATGCTCAAGGGCGGCGTCATCATGGACGTCGTCACCCCGGAGCAGGCCAAGATCGCCGAGGCCGCCGGCGCGGTCGCCGTGATGGCGCTGGAACGGGTGCCCGCCGACATCCGCGCCCAGGGCGGGGTGTCGCGGATGAGCGATCCCGACATGATCGAGGGCATCATCGCCGCGGTCACCATCCCGGTGATGGCCAAGGCGCGCATCGGCCACTTCGTCGAGGCGCAGATCCTGCAGAGCCTCGGCGTGGACTACGTCGACGAGTCCGAGGTGCTCACCCCCGCCGACTACACCCACCACATCGACAAGTGGAAGTTCACCGTGCCGTTCGTGTGCGGGGCGACCAACCTCGGCGAGGCGCTGCGGCGCATCAACGAGGGCGCGGCCATGATCCGCTCCAAGGGCGAAGCCGGCACCGGTGACGTGTCCAACGCGACCACCCACATGCGGGCCATCGGCGGCGAGATCCGGCGCCTGACATCGCTGTCCGAGGACGAGTTGTACGTTGCGGCAAAGGAATTGCAGGCCCCCTACGAGCTGGTCGTCGAGGTCGCCCGGGCCGGCAAGCTGCCGGTCACGCTGTTCACCGCGGGCGGCATCGCCACCCCGGCGGACGCGGCGATGATGATGCAGCTCGGGGCCGAGGGCGTGTTCGTCGGCTCGGGCATCTTCAAGTCCGGCGACCCCGCGCAGCGCGCCGCCGCGATCGTCAAGGCGACCACCTTCTACGACGACCCCGACGTGCTGGCCAAGGTGTCGCGCGGGCTGGGCGAGGCGATGGTCGGCATCAACGTCGAGCAGATCGCGGAGCCCCATCGGCTGGCCGAGCGCGGCTGGTAA